One segment of Hymenobacter volaticus DNA contains the following:
- a CDS encoding helix-turn-helix domain-containing protein yields the protein MKRLVEAYLLTKLQQAALTPFAQAAHWMVHGGHIFPIDQAATSAGLSARQFERKAHEQLGYSPKFFARLIRFSQAYRRKVNHPAQRWTSIAYACGYYDQMHLIRDFKEFTAATPKQVARAMQQAPLTLQDELRI from the coding sequence ATGAAGCGCCTGGTGGAAGCTTACCTGTTAACGAAGCTGCAGCAGGCGGCCCTCACCCCGTTTGCACAAGCGGCTCATTGGATGGTACACGGCGGCCATATATTCCCGATCGACCAAGCCGCAACCTCCGCCGGCCTGAGTGCCCGCCAGTTCGAGCGCAAAGCCCACGAGCAGCTAGGCTACTCGCCCAAGTTCTTTGCCCGCCTCATTCGCTTCTCGCAAGCCTACCGCCGAAAAGTGAACCATCCCGCGCAGCGGTGGACGTCCATCGCCTACGCCTGTGGGTACTACGATCAGATGCATCTGATCCGTGATTTCAAGGAGTTTACCGCTGCCACCCCAAAACAAGTAGCGCGGGCAATGCAGCAGGCTCCCCTAACGCTGCAAGACGAGCTGCGAATTTAA
- a CDS encoding winged helix-turn-helix transcriptional regulator: MYQKKIANTLNCGSVLTKEVLHGKWKSTLLAGIAQGIQRPSAMQRMLPSATRRVLNVQLNELEHHGLVSKTIFPELPPRVEYHLTELGQSLLPVIEVMEQWGNAHRIELEHALARNLAELPD; encoded by the coding sequence ATGTATCAGAAAAAAATTGCCAACACGCTTAATTGCGGCTCCGTGCTCACCAAAGAAGTGCTGCACGGCAAATGGAAGTCGACCCTGCTGGCGGGTATTGCCCAGGGCATTCAGCGGCCCAGCGCGATGCAACGCATGCTGCCCAGCGCTACGCGGCGCGTGCTCAACGTGCAACTGAATGAGCTGGAGCACCATGGCCTGGTTAGCAAAACTATCTTTCCCGAGTTGCCACCCCGAGTGGAGTACCACCTTACGGAGTTGGGGCAGTCGCTGCTGCCAGTGATTGAGGTAATGGAGCAGTGGGGCAATGCCCACCGCATAGAACTGGAACACGCGCTGGCCAGGAATTTAGCCGAGCTGCCAGACTAA
- a CDS encoding DUF6597 domain-containing transcriptional factor, translating into MKPDYYTVHPALQPYVSHIMVLQVHLSGPTDHRVAPFPPTPQHSLHFYPGDATHSRHATHPFLALPEATIVGPQTKKVDLALGANHRFVSVAFHPGGLFQLLRVPLHELRDVPLSAAELLGPDIRRVSEQLQATR; encoded by the coding sequence ATGAAGCCCGACTACTACACGGTCCATCCGGCCTTACAACCGTATGTAAGCCATATTATGGTTCTGCAGGTGCACCTATCCGGCCCGACCGACCACCGGGTTGCGCCTTTCCCGCCGACCCCGCAGCACAGTTTGCACTTCTATCCCGGCGACGCAACCCACTCTCGCCACGCAACCCATCCCTTCCTGGCCTTACCCGAGGCGACGATCGTGGGACCCCAAACCAAGAAAGTCGATCTGGCCCTGGGCGCTAACCACCGCTTTGTGTCGGTGGCCTTTCACCCCGGCGGCCTGTTTCAATTGTTGCGCGTGCCTCTGCACGAGTTGCGGGACGTTCCCTTGTCGGCGGCGGAGCTGCTCGGCCCCGACATTCGGCGGGTCAGTGAGCAACTGCAAGCCACCCGATAG
- a CDS encoding SDR family NAD(P)-dependent oxidoreductase: protein MGKLTGKVAVITGATSGLALATAHLFVAEGAYVFITGRNQQRLDEAVRTIGRNVTGVLGDAANLADLDRLYETVQREKGKIDVLFASAGAAGFGKLGEISEAFFDSLFNLNVRGTLFTVQKALPLLTTGGSVVLNGSIASIKGYAANSVYSASKATLRAFVRGWLVDLQDRHIRVNLLSPGAIDTPLMAAAGSDFKAQIAPLIPRGEMGRPEEVAAAVLFLASAEASFVNGIELFVDGGMGQI from the coding sequence ATGGGAAAACTCACCGGAAAAGTAGCCGTTATTACCGGCGCTACCTCAGGCCTGGCTTTGGCTACCGCCCACTTATTTGTGGCCGAAGGCGCCTACGTCTTCATTACGGGTCGTAATCAGCAGAGACTCGACGAGGCGGTGCGCACCATTGGCCGCAACGTGACGGGGGTGTTGGGCGACGCAGCCAACCTAGCCGATCTCGACCGCCTCTACGAGACGGTGCAGCGGGAAAAAGGCAAAATAGACGTTCTGTTCGCCAGCGCCGGGGCGGCCGGCTTCGGCAAACTGGGCGAGATTAGCGAAGCGTTCTTCGATTCCCTCTTCAACCTGAATGTCCGCGGCACGCTCTTCACCGTGCAAAAAGCCTTGCCCTTGCTCACGACGGGAGGCTCCGTTGTGCTTAATGGGTCGATAGCCTCCATCAAAGGGTATGCGGCCAATAGCGTGTACAGCGCCAGCAAAGCCACGCTCCGCGCCTTTGTACGGGGGTGGCTGGTCGACTTACAGGACCGCCACATTCGGGTCAACCTGCTGAGCCCGGGCGCTATTGATACGCCCCTGATGGCCGCTGCTGGATCGGATTTTAAAGCTCAAATCGCCCCCTTGATTCCGCGCGGGGAAATGGGTCGCCCCGAAGAGGTAGCCGCCGCAGTCCTGTTCCTGGCTTCGGCGGAGGCCAGCTTTGTGAACGGCATCGAACTCTTCGTCGATGGCGGCATGGGCCAGATTTAG
- a CDS encoding class I SAM-dependent methyltransferase, translated as MIPLAFKDNFSRQAALYAQFRPVYSPELYAYLASLTLAHELAWDCGTGNGQAALSLAQFYARVVATDPSPQQLSHCRPHERVSYRVEQAEHTDLAAHSADLVTAATALHWFHFEAFYAEVRRVLKPGGVLAAWAYGVPTLTPAVDAVVRRLHDVTLDPYWQPENRLIDSGYATIPFPFQHIPSPVFSYEKPLNRLDLLGYLNTWSATQRFLSAEGYNPTEQVAQELQVIWPDAATQHVATWKLVLKVGRVSDAR; from the coding sequence ATGATTCCTCTTGCTTTCAAAGACAATTTTTCCCGGCAAGCCGCCCTCTACGCCCAGTTCCGGCCGGTTTACTCGCCGGAGTTGTACGCGTATCTGGCTTCCTTGACTCTGGCCCACGAGCTAGCCTGGGACTGCGGCACCGGCAACGGCCAAGCGGCGCTGAGCCTGGCTCAATTTTATGCGCGCGTGGTTGCCACTGATCCCAGCCCTCAGCAACTCAGTCATTGTCGGCCCCACGAACGAGTCAGCTACCGGGTCGAGCAAGCCGAACACACGGACTTGGCCGCGCACAGCGCCGACTTGGTGACGGCGGCCACGGCGTTGCATTGGTTTCACTTCGAGGCATTTTACGCCGAAGTCCGGCGGGTGCTCAAGCCTGGCGGGGTGCTAGCCGCCTGGGCCTACGGCGTGCCCACGCTGACGCCGGCCGTAGATGCCGTGGTACGCCGGTTGCATGATGTAACCCTAGACCCTTACTGGCAACCGGAAAACCGGCTGATTGACTCGGGATACGCGACTATTCCGTTTCCTTTCCAGCACATTCCCAGCCCTGTCTTCAGCTACGAAAAGCCGCTGAACCGGCTCGACTTGTTGGGCTATCTGAACACGTGGTCGGCCACCCAGCGGTTCCTAAGCGCGGAAGGGTACAACCCGACCGAGCAAGTCGCTCAGGAACTTCAAGTTATCTGGCCCGATGCGGCAACGCAACACGTGGCTACGTGGAAACTTGTCTTAAAAGTAGGCCGTGTGTCCGATGCTCGATAA
- a CDS encoding nuclear transport factor 2 family protein has product MKTICATGLLLFSATAASAQLDTVSYPQERQQLRALLHRSGGAERVSCSDDIVAVGAKGDISYSVPQWQAVQATGKVVFKSVKPVPGSEIIRLYSGTTAVVNWLADVQLTVEGRPVALKVRRLEVFIKKETGWCRVAGQRTEVDEKLHPLTR; this is encoded by the coding sequence ATGAAAACTATATGCGCAACCGGTCTGCTTTTATTCTCTGCCACGGCTGCCTCGGCCCAACTCGACACGGTGAGCTACCCGCAGGAGCGCCAGCAACTACGCGCGCTCCTACACCGCTCCGGCGGCGCGGAACGTGTCTCCTGTTCCGATGATATCGTCGCCGTAGGGGCCAAGGGCGATATTTCGTATTCTGTGCCGCAGTGGCAAGCGGTGCAAGCGACCGGAAAGGTGGTGTTCAAGAGCGTGAAGCCCGTGCCGGGCAGCGAGATTATCCGGCTCTACAGTGGCACGACCGCCGTCGTGAACTGGCTGGCCGACGTGCAGCTCACCGTCGAAGGGCGCCCCGTGGCGCTGAAAGTGCGCCGGCTGGAGGTGTTCATCAAAAAGGAGACGGGTTGGTGTCGGGTAGCGGGTCAAAGAACCGAAGTAGATGAAAAGCTGCATCCGCTAACCCGCTAA